In one window of Miscanthus floridulus cultivar M001 chromosome 12, ASM1932011v1, whole genome shotgun sequence DNA:
- the LOC136496422 gene encoding endochitinase A-like — translation MANLPTILTVLALGLALLCAVGPVAAKNVGNVVTHAFFNGIKSQAGGGCEGNNFYSRGAFLNAANSYSGFAHGKREIAAFFAHATHETGHFCYISEINKNNAYCDSSNTQWPCAAGKKYYGRGPLQISWNYNYGAAGRDIGFDGLRNPDRVAQDPVIAFKAALWFWKNNVHGVMPQGFGATIRAINGALECNGNNAAQMNARVGYYKQYCKQFGVDPGNNLTC, via the exons ATGGCAAACTTGCCGACAATCCTCACGGTTCTGGCTCTCGGGCTAGCGCTCCTCTGCGCTGTCGGTCCGGTAGCCGCGAAGAACGTGGGTAACGTCGTCACCCACGCGTTCTTCAACGGCATCAAGTCCCAGGCCGGAGGTGGGTGCGAGGGCAACAACTTCTACTCGCGAGGCGCGTTCCTGAACGCCGCTAACTCGTACTCCGGCTTCGCCCACGGCAAGCGCGAGATCGCCGCCTTCTTCGCTCACGCCACACATGAGACTGGAC ATTTCTGCTACATCAGTGAGATCAACAAGAACAACGCCTACTGTGACTCGAGCAACACACAGTGGCCGTGCGCTGCGGGGAAGAAATACTACGGACGCGGCCCGCTGCAGATCTCGTGGAACTACAACTACGGGGCTGCCGGAAGAGACATCGGCTTCGATGGGCTCAGGAACCCGGACAGGGTGGCGCAGGACCCTGTGATTGCGTTCAAGGCGGCGCTCTGGTTCTGGAAGAACAACGTGCACGGGGTGATGCCGCAAGGGTTCGGCGCCACCATCAGGGCCATCAACGGAGCCCTCGAGTGCAACGGAAACAACGCCGCCCAAATGAACGCGCGGGTGGGCTACTACAAGCAGTACTGCAAGCAGTTCGGCGTCGACCCGGGGAACAACCTCACCTGCTAG
- the LOC136496866 gene encoding transcription factor bHLH153-like: MMMAEVANHSKRNHTDSYFSGKAVAAAAARPEEFGSMSSKKPRNTSPRIAPVSPKEKKDKIGERVAALQQLVSPFGKTDTASVLQEASGYIKFLHQQLEVLSSPYMRAPPAAGTVPEDPEHYSLRNRGLCLVPVDLTLQLTQSNGADLWAPANTTRRK; the protein is encoded by the exons atgatgatggctGAGGTGGCCAACCACAGCAAAAGGAATCACACCGACAGCTACTTCAGTGGCAAAGCCgtcgccgcagccgccgccaGGCCAGAGGAGTTCGGAAGCATGTCCTCGAAGAAGCCGAGGAATACCAGCCCAAGAATCGCGCCCGTATCACCAAAG gagaagaaggacaagatcgGCGAGAGAGTCGCGGCGCTCCAGCAGCTAGTGTCACCGTTTGGAAAG ACCGATACGGCTTCTGTCCTGCAGGAGGCATCGGGGTACATCAAGTTCCTGCACCAGCAACTCGAG GTCCTGAGCTCCCCTTACATGCGTGCTCCTCCGGCTGCTGGCACTGTGCCTGAG GATCCCGAGCACTACAGCCTCCGGAACCGCGGGCTGTGCCTGGTGCCGGTGGACCTGACGCTGCAGCTGACCCAGAGCAATGGGGCCGACCTGTGGGCGCCGGCGAACACGACCAGGCGCAAGTGA
- the LOC136496421 gene encoding endochitinase A-like yields the protein MILTALALGLALLCAASPCLGLGSGGTGVSVSSVVTEAFFNGIKSQAGGNGCEGKNFYTRSAFVSAADSFPDFAHGGTEAEGRREIAAFFAHVTYETGYFCYINQINGNSQVSCALSSQWPCALGKKYYGRGPLQISWNFNYGPAGQSIGFDLLGNPDKVAQDPVISFKTALWLWMNNAHKVMPQGFGATIRAFDGGLVCDGKYPAAVNMRVGYYKEYCKQFAVDPGNNITC from the exons ATGATCCTGACGGCCTTGGCTCTTGGTCTAGCACTCCTCTGTGCCGCCAGCCCGTGCTTGGGGTTGGGGAGCGGCGGCACCGGCGTGTCCGTGTCTAGCGTCGTCACCGAGGCGTTCTTCAACGGCATCAAGTCCCAGGCCGGCGGGAACGGGTGCGAGGGCAAGAATTTCTACACACGGAGCGCGTTCGTGAGCGCCGCCGACTCGTTCCCGGACTTCGCGCATGGCGGCACGGAGGCGGAGGGCAGGCGCGAGATCGCCGCCTTCTTCGCGCACGTCACCTACGAGACCGGAT ATTTCTGCTACATCAACCAGATCAACGGGAACAGCCAGGTCTCGTGCGCCCTGAGCTCACAATGGCCGTGCGCCCTGGGGAAGAAGTACTACGGGCGTGGCCCGCTGCAGATCTCGTGGAACTTCAACTACGGTCCGGCGGGGCAGAGCATCGGCTTCGACTTGCTGGGGAACCCGGACAAGGTGGCGCAGGACCCCGTGATTTCATTCAAGACGGCGCTCTGGCTCTGGATGAACAACGCGCACAAGGTGATGCCGCAGGGGTTCGGTGCCACTATCAGGGCCTTCGACGGCGGTCTCGTGTGCGACGGCAAGTACCCCGCCGCGGTGAACATGCGGGTGGGCTACTATAAGGAGTACTGTAAACAGTTCGCCGTCGACCCGGGGAACAACATCACCTGCTAG
- the LOC136496420 gene encoding uncharacterized protein has product MSYFQATIHKPHSTLTVHKPVAGLGRARELLHQHSLCPHSTRSFKLQEQVYPRLFLVSACHKRLGPVYASSGKENPKITNDPFSMESLNKAMAEAKRPRSIQDVLMDQMAKIRGLGSGGNGGNKNRYGRGGGGSDGPEDESFKQSLYEMLQILIATVAFILVYIHIIRGEELYRLARDYTRYMVTGKRTARLKRAMLNWRDFSESITKKDSAQEDYYGRSTSSESTWWQQPQQLVRRMEELCRGYLRPHAQES; this is encoded by the exons ATGAGCTACTTCCAAGCTACAATACACAAGCCTCATAGTACGCTCACTGTGCACAAGCCAGTAGCTGGTCTTGGAAGGGCCCGTGAGCTACTTCatcaacattctctatgcccacaTTCAACCAGATCCTTCAAGCTGCAGGAGCAAGTTTATCCAAGACTTTTTCTAGTATCTGCTTGCCATAAAAGGCTTGGTCCTGTATATGCTTCGAGTGGGAAAGAGAACCCTAAGATTACcaatgat CCCTTCTCAATGGAATCTTTGAACAAAGCTATGGCAGAAGCAAAAAGGCCAAGGTCAATTCAAGATGTGCTGATGGATCAAATGGCTAAGATTCGAGGATTAGGATCTGGTGGAAATGGAGGAAACAAAAACCGTTATggacgtggtggtggtggttctgATGGCCCAGAGGACGAGTCTTTTAAGCAATCATTATATGAGATGCTCCAGATTTTGATAGCAACTGTTGCGTTCATACTTGTG TATATCCACATAATAAGAGGGGAGGAGTTATACCGCCTTGCTAGGGACTACACCAGATATATGGTTACTGGGAAGAGAACAGCTCGACTGAAACGTGCAATGCTAAACTGGCGCGATTTTTCTGAGAGCATCACCAAGAAGGATAGTGCACAAGAAGACTATTATGGAAGATCAACTTCTTCCGAGTCCACGTGGTGGCAACAGCCCCAACAGCTCGTTCGTCGTATGGAGGAGCTCTGCAGAGGCTATTTGCGCCCGCACGCGCAGGAATCGTAG